One region of Baekduia soli genomic DNA includes:
- a CDS encoding sensor histidine kinase has product MRVLGDHRRMLLSAVSLLGLLALVGLALGLAKTQRDAKHTVEQRFLSGSETAAALVQTIVSQAYSNDIAVAQRALRAPAVSTRALQRVAAQTGNRSLMVLDGQGRPLAAVPAGAQPAAGDAPFVRQALRGRPSITGALPAKGGLVIEVAVPFDSATGRRVLLVPTPVAQVQRVLGPYLVNLPGLTGHRAYILGPAREVLADSRPQAPRDRALFVALRGEGSSTDASYDRDRRHLGGASILGMSWTLVDTVRASVLYSPVDGWQRTLPWLLLVLLVPAGAFVIVLADRAGRAAERAGQASRAKSAFLASMSHELRTPMTTVIGFSEMLHQGKLGELSQRQTEIVGHIVTSSKHLNQLISEVLDLSRVEEGRMTFHPEDAAPHLLALEVVNGMSGLAHDRGITIDLDAPDTGAYRLDPARFKQVLYNLIGNAIKFTEAGGRVAVRLTRDDHGELGIEVHDNGPGIPADDLDKIFLPFEQGAHRNGGAGLGLAVTHRIIDAQGGRIHVSSEPGHGATFTVTLPRAR; this is encoded by the coding sequence ATGAGGGTACTCGGCGACCACCGCAGGATGCTGTTGAGCGCCGTGTCGCTGCTCGGCTTGCTGGCCTTGGTCGGTCTCGCGCTGGGTCTTGCCAAGACGCAGCGAGACGCCAAGCACACGGTCGAGCAGCGGTTTCTGTCTGGATCAGAGACCGCCGCGGCGCTCGTGCAGACGATCGTCTCGCAGGCCTACAGCAACGACATCGCCGTGGCCCAACGTGCGCTGCGGGCACCGGCGGTGAGCACGCGCGCTCTGCAGCGTGTCGCGGCCCAGACCGGCAATCGATCGCTGATGGTCCTCGATGGTCAGGGCCGACCGCTGGCCGCTGTTCCCGCCGGGGCGCAGCCGGCAGCAGGCGATGCACCGTTTGTACGCCAGGCGCTGCGTGGACGCCCGAGCATCACGGGCGCGCTGCCGGCAAAGGGCGGCCTGGTGATCGAGGTCGCGGTGCCGTTCGACTCCGCGACGGGCCGGCGGGTCTTGTTGGTGCCCACGCCCGTCGCTCAGGTCCAGCGGGTCCTCGGCCCCTATCTGGTCAACCTTCCCGGTCTCACGGGGCACCGCGCCTACATCCTCGGTCCGGCTCGGGAGGTGCTGGCCGACAGCCGTCCGCAGGCGCCGCGCGACCGAGCGCTGTTTGTCGCGCTTCGGGGTGAGGGCTCATCGACCGACGCGTCCTACGATCGCGACCGCCGACATCTCGGAGGCGCCTCGATTCTCGGAATGTCATGGACGTTGGTCGACACGGTCCGAGCGTCGGTCCTGTACTCCCCTGTCGACGGGTGGCAGCGCACGCTCCCATGGTTGCTGTTGGTGCTGTTGGTGCCCGCCGGCGCGTTCGTGATCGTGCTCGCAGATCGAGCTGGACGTGCCGCGGAGCGTGCCGGGCAGGCCAGCCGAGCCAAGAGCGCCTTCCTGGCTTCCATGTCACACGAGCTGCGAACCCCGATGACCACGGTGATCGGCTTCAGCGAGATGCTCCACCAGGGAAAGCTGGGCGAGCTCAGCCAGCGCCAGACGGAGATCGTCGGCCATATCGTCACGAGCTCAAAGCACCTCAACCAGCTCATCTCCGAAGTCCTTGACCTCTCGCGCGTCGAAGAAGGCCGCATGACCTTTCACCCCGAGGACGCGGCGCCGCACTTGTTGGCGCTCGAGGTGGTCAACGGCATGAGCGGTCTCGCCCACGACCGCGGGATCACCATCGATCTCGATGCGCCCGACACCGGCGCCTACCGGTTGGATCCCGCGCGGTTCAAACAGGTTCTCTACAACCTGATCGGCAACGCCATCAAGTTCACCGAGGCTGGTGGCCGTGTCGCCGTGCGGCTGACTCGAGACGACCACGGGGAACTGGGCATCGAAGTACACGACAACGGACCCGGAATCCCGGCCGACGACCTCGACAAGATCTTCTTGCCCTTCGAGCAGGGCGCCCACCGCAACGGCGGTGCCGGACTGGGACTGGCGGTCACCCACCGCATCATCGACGCCCAGGGCGGACGCATCCACGTCAGCTCCGAACCCGGCCACGGCGCCACCTTCACCGTCACCCTACCCCGCGCACGATGA
- a CDS encoding AMP-binding protein, with product MTELTFREFWEQRVALTPDAPFVHHDADTWTYSGFDASINRLANGMRAAGIGAGSKVGLYLANSFELLRRQWALQKLGAIWVPIIPSSTRSEALYVLEHAGVDALIAGAEQWNRLAEPGWAARAFVEDGGPTCAHDVGPWRRPTRRHRRRRLSPGWTRWH from the coding sequence ATGACCGAGCTGACCTTCCGCGAGTTCTGGGAGCAGCGCGTGGCGCTGACCCCGGACGCACCGTTCGTGCACCACGACGCCGACACCTGGACCTACTCCGGGTTCGACGCGTCGATCAACCGGCTGGCCAACGGCATGCGTGCCGCGGGCATCGGCGCGGGCAGCAAGGTCGGGCTCTACCTCGCGAACTCGTTCGAGCTGCTGCGGCGTCAGTGGGCGCTGCAGAAGCTCGGTGCGATCTGGGTCCCGATCATCCCGTCGAGCACCCGGTCCGAGGCGCTCTACGTCCTCGAGCACGCCGGGGTCGACGCGCTGATCGCCGGCGCCGAGCAGTGGAACCGGCTCGCCGAACCCGGATGGGCGGCGCGGGCCTTCGTCGAGGACGGCGGCCCCACCTGTGCCCACGACGTCGGGCCCTGGAGACGGCCGACGCGACGCCACCGCCGCCGCCGGTTATCGCCCGGATGGACCCGATGGCATTGA
- a CDS encoding fibronectin type III domain-containing protein codes for MAQILAGLTPNTAYHFRVVATNNTGSTLGSDQTFTTAEILPDAQTTPALDISDTAATLTATVNPHNNPTTYRFEWGTTPGYGQSSPETALTAIDFDPHAVSRPVTGLAPSTTYHFRVAATTARGTSYGPDQTLTTDAAATSSPDPGPGPAATPIPQLGRTAVGSVAHGTIRVRMPGHPSSQLLRGTESIPTGTVVDATHGTLQLLSATDASGHTQSARLRGTAFRVSLSHRAQGMVELTLIRRPTQCAAHRGTARTAARVHPPVTLWGKDNHGKYRTHGHNSVATVRGTEWTTTETCAGTLTRVIKGSVSVWDRSTKRSHLTRAGHTYLARRA; via the coding sequence GTGGCCCAGATCCTGGCCGGTCTGACCCCCAATACCGCCTACCACTTCCGCGTCGTGGCCACCAACAACACGGGCTCGACACTCGGCAGCGACCAGACCTTCACCACCGCCGAGATCCTGCCCGACGCCCAGACGACGCCGGCCCTGGACATCTCGGACACCGCAGCAACGCTGACAGCCACCGTCAACCCGCACAACAACCCCACCACCTACCGCTTCGAATGGGGCACCACCCCCGGCTACGGGCAGAGCAGCCCCGAAACTGCGCTGACCGCCATCGACTTCGATCCGCATGCGGTCAGCCGACCGGTCACCGGCCTGGCGCCCTCGACCACCTACCACTTCCGCGTGGCGGCAACCACGGCGCGCGGCACCAGCTACGGCCCCGACCAGACACTCACGACAGACGCGGCCGCGACCTCGTCGCCCGACCCGGGGCCCGGACCGGCTGCCACCCCGATCCCGCAGCTCGGACGCACCGCGGTCGGGTCGGTAGCCCACGGAACGATCCGCGTCCGCATGCCCGGTCACCCGAGCTCACAGCTGCTGCGCGGCACCGAGAGCATCCCGACCGGAACGGTCGTCGACGCCACGCACGGCACCCTGCAGCTGCTCAGCGCCACCGACGCCTCGGGCCACACCCAGAGCGCCAGACTGCGCGGAACGGCGTTCCGTGTGTCGCTGTCACACAGGGCCCAAGGCATGGTCGAGCTCACGCTCATCCGGCGACCCACGCAGTGCGCGGCCCACCGTGGCACGGCGCGAACGGCGGCACGCGTGCATCCGCCGGTCACCCTCTGGGGCAAGGACAACCACGGCAAGTACCGCACCCACGGTCACAACAGCGTCGCGACCGTCCGGGGCACGGAGTGGACGACCACCGAGACGTGCGCAGGCACCCTGACCAGGGTCATCAAGGGTTCCGTGTCGGTCTGGGATCGCAGCACCAAGCGAAGCCACCTCACTCGGGCCGGCCACACCTACCTCGCGCGACGCGCGTGA
- a CDS encoding virginiamycin B lyase family protein codes for MATLLVALLAGCSCTSAAIAAPTITEFAAGAGPVGLAAGADGNVWFADQPNPGAVGRITPAGSATAFSAGITHDSKPTDITAGPGGMWFTENAKNRIGRIAPDGTVSEFAVGSKGNPLGIAAGPDGKLWYTATASGGAIGRMSTTGTVTQFTSGLTSNGSPQDIAVGADGNLWFTAPGTRRIGRITPQGVITEYGSGILTGTPQEIVAGPDGNLWFTENGAFASIGRITPAGAVTEYSSGLPLGSAPRGITTGTDGYLYFTDSGANAIGQISTAGTISEFSAGLTASAGLRSIASGPDGRLWFAEQTTGQVGWMSVAPSVGAIGDADVTDTAATITGTVGPNAQATTYTVQWGTTTAYGQSTSAASAGSGSSPQDVSVGLTGLLPNTIYHVRMVATNATGTTVGADHVFTTTAPGAPSATSLTATVVTAGDATLNAAVNPENTSTTYHFDWGTSTTPYGAQVPLADAAVGADATDHAVSQTLHGLAPNTTYHFRVVATSASGTTYGADQTLTTSPWRPPPPPRPPPR; via the coding sequence ATGGCGACGCTGCTTGTCGCACTGCTCGCCGGGTGCTCGTGCACGAGCGCCGCCATCGCAGCGCCGACGATCACGGAGTTCGCCGCCGGCGCGGGCCCGGTCGGGCTGGCCGCCGGCGCCGACGGCAACGTCTGGTTTGCCGACCAGCCCAATCCGGGAGCGGTCGGCCGGATCACCCCTGCAGGTTCGGCCACGGCGTTCAGCGCGGGCATCACCCACGATTCCAAGCCCACCGACATCACAGCCGGACCGGGCGGGATGTGGTTCACCGAGAACGCCAAGAACCGCATCGGGCGTATCGCCCCCGACGGGACGGTGAGCGAGTTCGCCGTGGGGAGCAAGGGCAATCCCCTGGGGATCGCCGCGGGCCCGGACGGCAAGCTGTGGTACACGGCCACCGCCAGCGGAGGAGCCATCGGGCGGATGTCGACCACGGGGACGGTGACCCAGTTCACCAGCGGCCTGACCAGCAACGGAAGCCCACAGGACATTGCCGTCGGTGCCGACGGGAACCTGTGGTTCACCGCGCCGGGGACTCGGCGGATCGGGCGCATCACGCCCCAGGGCGTCATCACCGAGTACGGGTCGGGCATCCTGACCGGAACGCCGCAGGAGATCGTCGCGGGTCCCGACGGCAACCTGTGGTTCACCGAGAACGGAGCGTTTGCCTCGATCGGGCGGATCACGCCGGCTGGCGCGGTGACGGAGTACTCGTCAGGACTGCCGCTGGGCAGCGCTCCCAGGGGCATCACGACCGGCACCGACGGCTACCTGTACTTCACCGACAGCGGTGCGAACGCCATCGGCCAGATCAGCACCGCCGGCACCATCTCCGAGTTCAGCGCAGGGCTGACCGCTTCAGCGGGACTTCGCAGCATCGCCTCAGGGCCTGACGGTCGGCTGTGGTTTGCCGAGCAGACGACCGGCCAGGTGGGATGGATGAGCGTGGCGCCGAGCGTCGGCGCGATCGGTGACGCCGATGTCACGGACACCGCTGCGACCATCACCGGCACGGTGGGTCCCAACGCGCAGGCCACGACCTACACCGTGCAGTGGGGTACCACGACGGCCTATGGCCAGTCGACGTCGGCCGCCTCGGCCGGCAGTGGATCGAGCCCGCAGGACGTCAGCGTCGGCCTGACCGGACTCCTGCCCAACACGATCTACCACGTGCGCATGGTGGCCACCAACGCCACGGGGACGACGGTGGGGGCCGATCACGTGTTCACCACGACCGCACCCGGCGCTCCGTCGGCAACCTCGCTGACCGCGACGGTCGTCACCGCCGGGGACGCGACGCTGAACGCCGCCGTCAACCCGGAGAACACGTCCACCACCTACCACTTCGACTGGGGCACCAGCACGACGCCCTACGGTGCCCAGGTACCCCTGGCCGACGCCGCGGTCGGCGCCGATGCCACCGATCATGCCGTCAGCCAGACCCTGCACGGGCTGGCCCCCAACACGACGTATCACTTCCGCGTCGTGGCCACCTCGGCCAGCGGCACCACCTACGGGGCCGACCAGACCCTGACCACCAGCCCCTGGCGCCCACCGCCACCACCGCGACCGCCACCCAGGTGA
- a CDS encoding TetR/AcrR family transcriptional regulator, with protein sequence MTVIGDPADEPGVGRAPDAAPGPRVPPRRGTRPRNRKALIIDAAAELFYERGYANVAMSEVANAVNVRASSLYRHFAGKSELLSAVLQAELTPFRAAAADATSLDALLAALATAAAHRPRIGVLWQRESRVLSREELAPLTLELHELTSRMTVLLRAERPRLRAADAQLLVWCALSILRSVANRGMRPSPADHTSLIADVLSRVLGLVPRHGTSVARLKAPWVDLRVYTPHSTRERLLGVAAPLLAASGYAGTSLEDIAARAGIAGPTIYHYFGSKQDLLFASLSRAAEGVLLDMHRALSHARDAADAVRRLSESYLTFATTNSALIDVLITDTHQLSGPQKAYVMQSQESFRAEWTHVLLQADPAFKPVTARAAVRATLAVIDDFARSPGLRRVPDVFPNLVELLLEIQRAPGGGRRGLPHQGGAGA encoded by the coding sequence TTGACGGTCATCGGCGACCCCGCCGACGAGCCGGGGGTGGGCCGGGCTCCGGACGCTGCTCCGGGGCCGCGCGTCCCGCCGCGCCGAGGCACCCGGCCCCGCAACCGCAAGGCGCTGATCATCGACGCCGCCGCGGAGCTGTTCTACGAGCGCGGATACGCGAACGTGGCGATGTCCGAGGTCGCGAATGCGGTGAACGTCCGGGCGTCGAGCCTGTACCGCCATTTCGCGGGCAAGTCCGAGCTGCTGTCCGCGGTCCTGCAGGCCGAGCTGACGCCGTTCCGGGCGGCCGCCGCCGACGCCACGTCGCTCGACGCGCTGCTCGCCGCCCTCGCGACGGCGGCGGCGCACCGTCCGCGCATCGGTGTGCTGTGGCAGCGTGAGTCACGCGTGCTCAGCCGCGAGGAGCTGGCGCCGCTGACCCTCGAGCTGCACGAGCTCACCTCCAGGATGACCGTGCTGCTGCGTGCCGAGCGCCCTCGTCTGCGCGCCGCCGACGCGCAGCTGCTCGTATGGTGCGCGCTCTCCATCCTGCGCAGCGTCGCGAACCGCGGCATGCGCCCGAGCCCCGCTGACCACACGTCCCTGATCGCCGACGTCCTGTCCCGCGTCCTCGGGCTCGTGCCGCGTCACGGCACGTCGGTGGCCCGTCTGAAGGCGCCGTGGGTCGACCTCCGCGTCTACACGCCACACTCGACGCGGGAGCGGCTGCTCGGCGTGGCCGCCCCACTGCTCGCCGCGTCGGGGTATGCCGGGACGAGTCTGGAGGACATCGCGGCCCGAGCGGGCATAGCGGGACCAACCATCTACCACTACTTCGGGTCCAAGCAGGACCTGCTCTTCGCGTCGCTGAGCCGGGCGGCCGAGGGCGTGCTCCTCGACATGCACCGGGCCCTGAGCCACGCCAGGGACGCCGCCGACGCGGTACGGCGGCTCAGCGAGTCCTACCTGACCTTCGCGACCACCAACAGCGCACTCATCGACGTCCTCATCACCGACACCCATCAGCTCAGCGGACCGCAGAAGGCCTACGTGATGCAGAGCCAGGAGAGCTTCCGCGCCGAGTGGACGCACGTGCTGCTGCAGGCCGACCCGGCGTTCAAGCCCGTCACGGCGCGAGCGGCGGTCCGAGCGACGCTGGCCGTGATCGACGACTTCGCGCGGTCGCCCGGTCTGCGGCGGGTACCGGACGTGTTCCCGAACCTCGTCGAGCTCCTGCTGGAGATCCAGCGTGCACCGGGGGGCGGACGGCGGGGCCTCCCACACCAAGGTGGTGCCGGGGCGTGA
- a CDS encoding DUF429 domain-containing protein → MRYLGVDLAWGEGTDNKPANQSGVVALDMQGAILDAGWTTGVDETLGWVSSQAADDALLFVDAPLMVDNPSGQRIAERQVGQRYGRWWVSANSTNLASARQAGVHLRQRLEHLGWRYEDGRAGPPSAGRVVSECFPYTTIVGVEELGYEERRPAYKRAKKGMPAAQAWVIRTSACDELIARVALLRDHEVPMDLASHQTTRRLIETPSPDRASEYKRREDLLDAAICAWTAALWHQKGTDRCQVLGVEDGAPTDRQIPTIIAPARASQRFATRS, encoded by the coding sequence ATGCGTTATCTCGGGGTCGATCTCGCCTGGGGCGAGGGAACCGACAACAAACCGGCCAACCAGAGTGGCGTCGTGGCACTCGACATGCAAGGGGCCATCCTCGACGCCGGCTGGACGACCGGAGTGGACGAGACGCTTGGCTGGGTCAGCAGCCAGGCCGCTGACGACGCTCTGCTGTTCGTCGACGCTCCGCTCATGGTCGACAACCCCTCGGGCCAGCGGATCGCCGAGCGGCAGGTGGGTCAGCGTTACGGGCGTTGGTGGGTCTCGGCCAACTCGACCAACCTCGCATCCGCCAGGCAGGCGGGCGTCCATCTTCGCCAGCGCCTGGAGCACCTCGGATGGCGATACGAGGACGGCAGAGCCGGACCGCCATCGGCGGGGCGGGTCGTCAGTGAATGCTTCCCGTACACGACGATCGTCGGTGTCGAGGAGCTCGGCTATGAGGAGCGGCGTCCGGCCTACAAGCGGGCCAAGAAGGGCATGCCCGCAGCACAAGCGTGGGTGATCCGAACCTCGGCCTGTGACGAGCTCATCGCCCGCGTCGCGTTGCTACGTGATCACGAGGTGCCGATGGATCTCGCCTCTCACCAGACGACGAGACGCCTGATCGAGACGCCGTCACCGGATCGGGCATCTGAGTACAAGCGACGCGAGGACCTCCTCGACGCCGCCATCTGCGCGTGGACAGCCGCCCTCTGGCATCAGAAGGGCACGGATCGCTGCCAAGTGCTCGGCGTCGAAGACGGCGCACCCACTGATCGTCAGATCCCGACGATCATCGCCCCGGCGCGAGCGTCGCAGCGATTCGCCACACGGTCCTAG
- a CDS encoding class I adenylate-forming enzyme family protein: MALMYTSGSTGRPKGVLQPNAGYQTAGQAYVDRMGITADDVWICTLPLFHAGGTHLMLAPTIAAGASLVLVPRFDVRAFWPQVHAHDATLTLLFPAQMSMLLSLPEDPTDRDNELRLSISHVVNPAFTERFGVEILTTFSQTESLGMGALTPPGSRNVAPGVVGPALPPELEIRVVDPAGDEVPRGERGEICLRHPHLMLGYHRDPENTGAALRDGWLRTGDIGTLDDRGWLTYRGRIKHMIKRMGENIAGEEVEFALMRHPDVEEAVVCSVPDPIRTEEVFAIVRGRDGRAPDIAALIAWIGDELSAWKLPRYVRVDATPFPRLPNGKLDRVTLTRDVDPADAWDREAHRVRLVDPA, from the coding sequence ATGGCATTGATGTACACGTCGGGGAGCACCGGCCGCCCGAAGGGTGTCCTGCAGCCCAACGCGGGCTACCAGACGGCCGGGCAGGCCTATGTCGACCGCATGGGGATCACCGCCGACGACGTGTGGATCTGCACGCTGCCGCTGTTCCACGCGGGCGGCACGCACCTGATGCTGGCGCCGACCATCGCCGCGGGCGCCTCGCTCGTGCTCGTCCCGCGCTTCGACGTCAGGGCGTTCTGGCCGCAGGTCCACGCGCACGACGCGACGCTGACGCTGCTCTTCCCGGCGCAGATGTCCATGTTGCTGTCCTTGCCCGAGGACCCGACTGACCGGGACAACGAGCTGCGGCTCAGCATCTCCCACGTCGTCAACCCGGCGTTCACCGAGCGCTTCGGGGTGGAGATCCTCACGACGTTCTCGCAGACGGAATCGCTCGGGATGGGCGCGCTGACGCCTCCTGGCAGCCGCAACGTCGCGCCCGGGGTCGTCGGACCCGCGCTCCCGCCCGAGCTCGAGATCCGCGTCGTCGACCCGGCCGGCGACGAGGTCCCGCGCGGCGAGCGCGGCGAGATCTGCCTCCGGCACCCGCACCTCATGCTCGGCTACCACCGCGACCCGGAGAACACCGGTGCCGCGCTGCGTGACGGCTGGCTGCGCACCGGAGACATCGGCACGCTGGACGACCGGGGCTGGCTCACCTACCGAGGTCGCATCAAGCACATGATCAAGCGCATGGGCGAGAACATCGCCGGCGAGGAGGTCGAGTTCGCCCTCATGCGCCATCCGGATGTCGAGGAGGCAGTGGTCTGCAGCGTCCCGGACCCGATACGCACCGAGGAGGTCTTCGCGATCGTCCGCGGCCGGGACGGCCGGGCGCCGGACATCGCGGCGCTCATCGCCTGGATCGGCGACGAGCTCTCGGCGTGGAAGCTGCCGCGCTACGTCCGTGTCGACGCGACGCCGTTCCCGCGGCTGCCCAACGGCAAGCTCGACCGCGTGACGCTGACGCGCGACGTGGATCCGGCCGACGCGTGGGACCGGGAAGCGCACCGCGTCCGACTGGTCGACCCGGCTTGA
- a CDS encoding hydroxymethylglutaryl-CoA lyase, with amino-acid sequence MTGAELPARVQIREVGPRDGFQNEPERIPTDDKIRLIEDLARAGFRRLEVASFVRSDVIPQLDDAIEVLHGVDVPGDVELRVLVPNERGLQIALEHRDTFHDVVIFVSASETHNRKNVNRPVAASLAALERMAPVIKGAGLRCSATVATAFGCPFEGVVDPARVLDLASRLAEAGCDELGFGDTTGMANPVQVRSFFAEALRTLPGIELTAHFHNTRGQGLANAVAALDAGVTSFESSFGELGGCPIPPGATGNIASEDLVSMLEEMGVATGVDLDALLHAARAVQTLLGRPLTSHVLVAGPVDWSGGGARRTS; translated from the coding sequence GTGACCGGCGCCGAGCTGCCCGCCCGCGTCCAGATCCGCGAGGTCGGACCCCGGGATGGGTTCCAGAACGAGCCGGAGCGCATCCCCACCGACGACAAGATCCGGCTCATCGAGGATCTCGCGCGCGCGGGATTCCGGCGGCTCGAGGTGGCGAGCTTCGTGCGGTCAGACGTCATCCCTCAGCTCGACGATGCCATCGAGGTCCTGCACGGGGTCGACGTGCCGGGCGACGTCGAGCTCCGGGTGCTGGTCCCCAACGAGCGCGGGCTGCAGATCGCGCTCGAGCACCGCGACACGTTCCACGACGTGGTGATCTTCGTCTCGGCGTCGGAGACCCACAACCGCAAGAACGTGAATCGTCCGGTGGCCGCGTCGCTGGCCGCACTGGAGCGGATGGCGCCCGTGATCAAGGGCGCGGGCCTGCGGTGCTCGGCCACCGTCGCCACGGCATTCGGCTGTCCGTTCGAGGGGGTCGTGGACCCCGCCCGCGTGCTCGACCTGGCCTCCCGCCTCGCGGAGGCCGGCTGCGACGAGCTGGGCTTCGGCGACACGACCGGCATGGCCAACCCGGTCCAGGTGCGGTCGTTCTTCGCCGAGGCGCTGCGGACCCTGCCCGGCATCGAGCTCACCGCGCACTTCCACAACACGCGCGGACAGGGCCTGGCCAACGCCGTGGCCGCGCTGGACGCCGGGGTCACGAGCTTCGAGTCGAGCTTTGGCGAGCTCGGCGGCTGCCCGATCCCGCCCGGGGCGACGGGCAACATCGCCAGCGAGGACCTGGTCAGCATGCTCGAGGAGATGGGCGTCGCGACCGGGGTCGACCTCGACGCCCTGCTGCACGCGGCCCGTGCCGTGCAGACCCTCCTCGGGCGGCCGCTGACGAGCCACGTCCTCGTCGCCGGGCCGGTCGACTGGTCGGGCGGTGGTGCCCGGAGGACCTCATGA
- a CDS encoding CHASE2 domain-containing protein, with translation MNPGRRQALGLLLAALASLGLSLAAQGTGVLRGAEQRTLAARFSVRGASTPSDVLVVAIDDATFSDLHQQWPFPRSLHAEAVDALRRAGARQIVYDVQFTEPTTPRQDNALYAAIGRAGGAVLATSESDRQGHTDVLGGDGRLAAIRARAGAANLTDGFGGILDHFPYANGKLTSLAITAAARGGGPALPRSAFAGAGAWIDFRGPPGTIQTVSFSSLVLGHVDPALIRNRIVVIGATAPSLQDLHATPTSTEPMAGAEIQANAIWTALHGLPLRDVAAVINLLLVAMLSFAVPLLRIRLRVLPAALMGPLLALGLLAGAQIAFDHGAIVWLSAPLLAVALGTVTMIIASHLSETATRRRVAQDNDVLEAKVRERTQQLRRTQLEILQRLSRAAEWRDEDTGLHITRMGKLSELLAEALGLPAHETETLGHAAVAHDMGKIAIPDRILLKPGPLTPDERIEMQRHAAIGASMLGDSESDVMQLAETIARTHHERWDGSGYPDGLRGPEIPLAGRICGLCDVFDALVSERTYKQPWPLDRALDEIAAQRGRHFDPELVDAFLEIAAPAYRRLYGAGVTKPRVDRAA, from the coding sequence GTGAACCCCGGCCGACGGCAGGCCCTCGGGCTGCTGCTGGCGGCGCTGGCCAGCCTGGGGCTGTCCCTTGCGGCCCAGGGCACCGGAGTGTTGCGCGGAGCCGAGCAGCGAACGCTTGCGGCGCGATTCTCGGTACGCGGCGCCTCGACGCCGTCTGACGTGCTCGTGGTGGCCATCGACGATGCCACCTTCTCCGACCTTCACCAGCAGTGGCCATTCCCCCGCTCGCTGCACGCGGAGGCCGTCGACGCCCTGCGCCGCGCCGGTGCGCGCCAGATCGTCTACGACGTCCAGTTCACCGAACCCACCACCCCACGCCAGGACAACGCCCTGTACGCGGCGATCGGGCGCGCCGGCGGGGCGGTCCTGGCCACCTCGGAGTCCGACCGCCAAGGACACACCGACGTCCTGGGCGGCGATGGCAGGCTCGCTGCGATCCGCGCTCGAGCCGGGGCGGCCAACCTGACCGACGGCTTCGGCGGCATCCTGGATCACTTCCCATATGCCAACGGCAAGCTGACGTCGCTGGCCATCACCGCCGCGGCGCGCGGCGGCGGTCCGGCGCTTCCTCGCTCGGCCTTTGCCGGCGCCGGCGCCTGGATCGACTTCCGCGGCCCTCCCGGGACGATCCAGACGGTCTCGTTCTCCTCACTGGTCCTTGGGCACGTGGACCCCGCGCTGATCCGCAACCGGATCGTCGTGATCGGAGCCACGGCACCGAGCCTGCAGGACCTGCACGCCACACCGACGTCGACCGAACCGATGGCGGGCGCCGAGATCCAGGCCAACGCCATCTGGACGGCGCTGCACGGACTCCCGCTGCGGGACGTGGCCGCCGTCATCAACCTCCTGTTGGTCGCGATGCTCTCGTTCGCCGTGCCGCTGCTGCGCATCCGGCTGCGGGTGCTGCCGGCCGCACTGATGGGGCCCCTGCTCGCCCTCGGCCTGCTGGCCGGCGCCCAGATCGCGTTCGACCACGGCGCCATCGTCTGGCTGTCGGCCCCTCTGCTCGCCGTGGCGTTGGGGACCGTGACGATGATCATCGCCAGCCACCTCTCCGAGACCGCCACTCGACGCCGCGTGGCCCAGGACAACGATGTCCTTGAGGCCAAGGTGCGCGAGCGGACCCAGCAGCTGCGCCGCACCCAGCTGGAGATCCTGCAGCGACTCAGTCGAGCGGCCGAGTGGCGCGACGAAGACACCGGGCTGCACATCACGCGCATGGGCAAGCTCAGCGAGCTGCTTGCCGAAGCCCTGGGCCTGCCGGCGCACGAGACCGAGACGCTGGGTCATGCCGCCGTCGCCCACGACATGGGCAAGATCGCCATTCCCGACCGCATCCTGCTCAAGCCCGGACCGCTGACCCCCGACGAGCGGATCGAGATGCAGCGCCACGCCGCCATCGGGGCATCCATGCTCGGAGACTCCGAGTCAGACGTCATGCAACTGGCAGAGACCATTGCGCGAACCCACCATGAACGCTGGGACGGATCGGGCTACCCCGATGGCCTACGAGGTCCGGAGATCCCGCTCGCCGGTCGCATCTGCGGCCTGTGCGATGTGTTCGACGCCCTCGTCTCCGAACGCACGTACAAGCAGCCGTGGCCACTTGACCGCGCCCTTGACGAGATCGCCGCCCAGCGCGGCCGGCACTTCGACCCCGAGCTCGTCGATGCGTTCTTGGAGATTGCCGCCCCCGCCTACCGCCGGCTCTACGGAGCCGGCGTGACGAAACCCCGCGTCGACCGCGCGGCGTGA